In Dehalococcoidia bacterium, a single window of DNA contains:
- a CDS encoding IS1595 family transposase, whose product MIEDYPRTLFELERRFVSEQACRQYLFDLRWVEGFECPRCGGRTAWPTSRGLWLCVDCRHQASVTAGTIFQDSHLPLTTWFRAMWHVTSQKNGVSALGLQRNLGLGSYRTAWAVLHKLRRAMVRPGRDRLHGTVEGDKTYWGSEEQGVIGRLTYEKALIIVAAEEDGRGIGRIRLHRIPDLTQASLHGFIAQAIEPHSTVRTDGLNAYLGLDGYIHDRRVQRRQPEGERLLPRVHRVVSLLKRWLLGTHQGAISQEHLDYYLDEFTFRFNRRKSASRGKLFYRLVQQAVQVEPVTFASIIRPQPLD is encoded by the coding sequence ATGATCGAAGATTATCCCCGCACACTTTTTGAACTGGAACGACGATTCGTGAGTGAACAAGCCTGTCGGCAGTACCTGTTTGACCTGCGCTGGGTTGAGGGCTTTGAGTGCCCACGGTGTGGTGGAAGGACGGCTTGGCCGACGAGTCGGGGGCTGTGGTTGTGTGTAGACTGTCGCCACCAAGCGTCGGTGACTGCCGGGACGATTTTTCAAGACAGTCATCTGCCTCTGACCACTTGGTTCCGGGCTATGTGGCACGTTACCAGCCAAAAGAACGGAGTCAGTGCTCTGGGATTGCAGAGAAATTTGGGGCTGGGCAGCTACAGGACCGCATGGGCCGTGTTGCACAAATTGAGGCGAGCCATGGTACGGCCGGGCCGGGACCGACTGCACGGGACCGTGGAGGGGGACAAAACTTACTGGGGCAGCGAGGAACAGGGCGTGATTGGCCGGCTGACGTACGAGAAGGCATTGATCATCGTGGCAGCGGAGGAAGACGGCAGGGGCATCGGCCGCATCCGTTTGCATCGTATTCCCGATTTGACCCAAGCCAGCCTCCATGGCTTCATTGCTCAGGCAATCGAGCCACACAGCACCGTTCGGACCGATGGTTTGAACGCTTACCTTGGGTTGGACGGCTATATCCACGATCGGCGTGTACAACGCCGTCAGCCCGAAGGCGAACGCCTGCTCCCCCGGGTGCACCGGGTAGTCTCGTTGCTGAAACGGTGGTTGCTGGGCACCCATCAGGGCGCCATTAGCCAGGAGCATCTCGACTACTACCTCGACGAATTCACGTTCAGGTTCAACCGGCGCAAATCGGCCTCCCGGGGAAAACTCTTCTATCGTCTGGTCCAGCAAGCCGTACAAGTGGAGCCGGTTACTTTCGCATCCATAATCAGACCACAACCCCTAGACTAG
- a CDS encoding enoyl-CoA hydratase/isomerase family protein yields MNYETILLQKQDKVATITLNRPEKLNTMSPELMSDLTKVMGEVERDDEIRAVIVTGAGRAFCAGGDVPKLFASSRDPITVMGLAHDGARMVSAMRNLPKPLIAAVNGPAIGGGLNIALACDIIIAAENASFCSAFISLGFHPDTGGIYFLTRLVGVARACELVFTGKTINAVEAERIGLVNHVVPADKLEATARELATRLANGPSKAIGLAKASIYQSLTMDMASVLELEARSVGMTLATEDANAAIDAFLKKGKVVFKGK; encoded by the coding sequence ATGAATTATGAGACCATTCTACTGCAAAAACAGGATAAGGTGGCTACAATTACCCTCAACCGACCAGAAAAGCTGAACACCATGAGCCCCGAACTGATGTCTGACTTGACGAAGGTAATGGGCGAGGTGGAAAGGGACGATGAAATCAGAGCCGTCATCGTCACCGGCGCTGGCAGGGCGTTTTGTGCCGGAGGGGATGTTCCCAAGCTCTTTGCGTCATCGAGAGACCCGATAACGGTCATGGGTCTTGCCCATGACGGGGCCAGGATGGTCTCCGCCATGAGAAACCTGCCTAAGCCGCTGATCGCGGCAGTTAATGGTCCTGCTATAGGTGGGGGCCTAAATATCGCCCTGGCTTGTGACATCATCATTGCAGCCGAAAACGCCAGCTTCTGCTCTGCCTTTATCTCTCTGGGATTCCATCCCGACACTGGCGGGATATACTTCCTGACCCGACTGGTCGGTGTTGCTCGGGCCTGCGAACTGGTCTTCACCGGAAAGACGATAAATGCTGTTGAAGCGGAGAGAATCGGACTGGTCAATCACGTGGTGCCGGCCGACAAACTGGAGGCCACGGCCAGAGAACTCGCAACCAGACTGGCCAACGGCCCATCAAAGGCAATAGGCTTGGCGAAGGCTTCTATTTATCAATCATTGACCATGGATATGGCGTCCGTGTTGGAGCTTGAGGCCAGATCTGTCGGCATGACCCTTGCCACTGAAGATGCCAATGCAGCCATCGACGCATTCCTGAAGAAAGGGAAGGTCGTGTTCAAAGGAAAATAG